AGGAGACATGAGATGGCCGCCGACAAGATCACCGCAGAGCTGCGCACCGAGTTCGGCAAGGGCGCCGCCCGCCGGATCCGCCGCGAGCACAAGATCCCCGCCGTCGTGTACGGCCACGGCAACGACCCGATCCACCTGACGCTGCCGGGCCACGACACCATGCTCGCGCTCAAGCGGGGCGGCAGCAACGCACTGCTGGAGCTCGACATCGACGGCAAGCCGCAGCTCGCCCTGGCCCGCGAGGTGCAGGTCGACCCGCTGCGCCGCGTGCTGGAGCACATCGACTTCGTGGCCGTCCGTCAGGGCGAGCGGGTGACTGTGGACGTCCTGGTGCAGCTGGTCGGCGACGCCGGCCCCGACACCCTCGTGGTCACCGAGAACACCACGGTGCAGGTCGAGGCCGAGGCCACCCACATCCCCGAGAGCATCGAGGTCTCGATCCAGGGCCTGCCGGTCGGCACCCAGATCCACGCCTCCGACCTCCGCCTCCCCGAGGGCACCACGCTGCTGGTCGACCCGGAGACGCTGGTCGTCAACATCACCGCCGCCCAGTCCGAGGCGCAGCTGGAGGCCGAGCTGGCCGAGGCCGAGGCCGACGCCGGCATCGTCCACGAGCCGAGCGACGACGACGTGGCCGAGGCGCAGGACGAGGCCGCTGCCGAGGACGCCGACCGCGAGAGCGGCAGCGAGTCCGCGGGCGACTCGAGCGAGTGAGGCTGCCGCGCCGGCCGGGGTGGCTGCGACGCAGCCCAGCCTCGGCCCGCGCGACCGCTGACCGGACGACCGTGGGAGCAGGTGACATGGCTGTGGGTGAGCGGGGCGAGGTATGGCTCGTCGTCGGCCTGGGCAACCCCGGGCCGTCGTACGCCGGTCACCGGCACAACATCGGCTATCTCGTCGTCGACGAGCTCGCCGACCGGATGGGTGCGCCGTTCCGGGCCCACAAGTCCGGCCGGGCCGACGTCGTGGAGGGCCGGCTCGCAGCGCCGGGGACCGACGGTCCCCGCGTGGTGCTGATGCGGGCTCGGACGTACATGAACGAGACCGGCGGTCCGGTCTCGGCGCTGGCGAAGTTCTACAAGGTGCCGCCGGAGCGGATCGTGGCCGTGCACGACGAGCTGGACCTGCCCTTCGACTCCATGCGGGTCAAGCTCGGTGGTGGCGACAACGGCCACAACGGCCTCCGCAGCATGCGAGCCTCGCTCGGCACCGGCGACTTCCACCGGGTCCGGATCGGTGTCGGCCGCCCACCGGGCCGCCAGGACGTGGCCGACTTCCTGCTCACGAACTACTCCGGCGCCGAGGGCAAGGCGATCCCCCTGCAGGTCGTCACGGCGGCCGACGCCGTCGAGTCGCTGGTATCCGACGGGCTGGAGCGCACCCAGTCGCGGTTCAACTCCTGAGCCCCATTACCACCCGTTCAGGGGCGTTTCGCGCCCGAGACGTGGAATTTACCCAACTAGTGACGTCGTGGACTGGCGTTTTCGGCAGTCCTTGCGGAGAATGGTTCCCGGCAGGACCTTCGACTCGGGGGAGTCGTCGATCATCGATCACTGGTGCTGCCATGGGACGAGACCGCAGAGGTCTCGATGGGGGAAATTGATCGTGGAGTTCGTCTCCTCGGCACTGCCGGGGACACCTATGGCGACGGCCGTGCGTTCCACGCACCGCTGCGCGATCGTTGTACGGCCAAGCGCCGTTTCTTGCACCCCGCGACCCAGTCGTCGGGCTCACGCCTGCCGGCTGACCGTGAGGTACTCCCGCCCAGTAACGCTCCGGGTGTCGCCCGGAGCTTCCAGGGAACAGGAGATTTCATCATGAACAAGCCAAGCAGGCGCGCAGTAGTCCGTACCGGTGTCTGGGCGGTCCCCGTGGTCGCCACGGCCGCCGCCGCTCCGGCCTTCGCCGGGACCAGCACACCGCCGGTCGACGTCGAGGGCGTCGGTTCGGGCTGCAAGCTGCCCGGTCACAGCACGCACGACGGTGAGACGTTCTACGGGTACCGGATGGTCGTCACGTTCGACAACAACACCACGACCAACCAGGACATCCAGCTCATCGACTTCACGATCAGCGGCAAGTCGGTCACCGGCTTCCCGACCGGCTCGATCCTCACGCTGACGCCGGGGCCCAACCCCGAGCTTTTCATCGTGACCAGCTCGGCCAGCTCGCAGCGCACCGCAGTGATCACGTTCGAGTACAAGGGGACCATCATCACCAAGACGGTCACCTTCCCGGACTTCAACCCCTGCAAGTGCACGCCCAAGGACGCAGACCCGACGCTGATCACGTCGAACTGCTCCTGACCCAGGGCGCTACTGTTCGGTCCCGTGACCGACTCCGATCGCCCTCTCGTCCACGACGACCATGCACTGGCGGCCTGGCTGGCCTCAACGGCCGGCCAGCGGTTGCTCGAGGTACGAGAGGGCGGTCTGGTCGGGCGTGAGCTGAAGGACGCCGGTGACAGGGCTGCCCACGAGCTGTTGGTGGCGCTCTTGGCTCAACACCGGCCCGCGGACGCCGTGCTCTCCGAAGAGGGAGCCGACGACAAGCGGCGCCTCAGCTCGCCCCGGGTCTGGATCGTCGACCCGCTCGACGGCACGCGCGAGTTCTCCGAACCGCCGCGTGCCGACTGGGCGGTCCATGTCGCCCTCTGGGAGAACGGCGAGCTGACGGCAGGCGCCGTTGCGCAGCCCGCCCTGGGGGAGACCTTCTCCACCGGTCAGCCACCCGTGGTGCCGCCCCGGACGAGCACTCGTCCGCGGATCGCGGTGTCGCGGACCCGGCCACCGGCGTTCGTCGCGGCTCTGGCGGCCGAGATCGACGCCGAGCTGGTGCCCATGGGCTCGGCCGGCGTCAAGGTGATCTCGGTGGTCCGTGATCTCACGGACGCCTATGTCCACGCCGGAGGCCAGTACGAATGGGACAACGCCGCCCCCGTGGCGGTGGCTCGTTCCGCCGGCCTGTTCTGCTCACGGGTGGACGGCTCGGAGCTGCGCTACAACCAGGACGACGTGTCCCTGCCCGACCTGGTGGTCTGCCGGCCCGAGCTGTCCGACCAGATCCTCGACTTCGTACGCCGCCACGGCACCGACTGAGACCCGCTGACGGGTCGCACCGCCGACCCTCCTGACCTCGGTATCTGAGGACCGACGAGCAGCCTCCTGATGTCGACACCGATCCAGGAGGCCGGCATGTGGGACACCGTGGTCGAGACCACGTCTCACCTCTCGCACGAGATGCCCTGCCCGTGGTGCCGGCACGCGTCCCACTCGTTCCTGCCGTGCTCGGACCGGTGCCGGTGCACAGGCTGGCGCGTCCTGCGTGAGGCCGAGCCGGTCGCCGCTCTCGCCGCCGATGGGAACCGCGCGCACGTCGCGGGCGTCCCATCGGCATGCTGACCCGACGCGACTCGCTTCGACTGCTCGGCCTCTCCTCGCTGGCCGTCTCGCCCCTCCTCGCCGCGTGCGGCGACCGCGGCGCCGGCGCCGCGCCTGCCGGTGACTCGATGCAGGGGCTCAGGCTGGTCAGCGCCCAGGTCTCGCGGAGTGCGGGCGACGCCGCCGCGATCCCCGACGTGGTGACCGCTATGGGTGGCTTCACCGCCGACCTGTGGAGCCACCTCGGCACCCCCGGCGACAACCTCGCTCTCTCGCCGTACTCGATCGCGGTGGCCCTGGCGATGACCGCGAACGGTGCCGCGGGCCGCACCCAGGCGCAGATGCTCGACGTGCTCCACGTCGGCTCCCTGGCGTCGTACAACGCCGGGATCGACGCGCTCACCCAGCAGGTGCTGGCCCTGGCAGGTCCGGTCACCCAGGCCGACGGGACACCGGACGAGATCGCACTGGCGACGGCCAACCAGCTGTTCGGTGACGCCGAGACCCAGTGGGGCCGGGCGTTCCTCACCGTCCTGGCCAAGGAGTACGGCGCGGGGATGCGGACCGTGGACTTCCGGACGGCAGCCGAGGCGGCGCGGCAGCTGGTGAACCAGTGGACCGCGAGCCAGACCCACGACCGGATCCCGACCATCCTCCCGCCGGGAAGTGTCGACAGCACGACCCGGCTGGTGCTGGTGAACGCGCTCTACCTGAAGGCGCCCTGGGGCGACCCCTTCGACAAGTCACTGACGGCGCCACGGGCCTTCACCCGCGCCGACGGCTCGCGCGTCCAGGCGCCGATGATGCAGGGCGACCCGGCCGGGGCCGGGTTCGTGTCCGGGTCGCACTACACGGCCGCGCGCCTCCCCTACGCCGGCGGGAAGCTGGCCATGACCCTGGTGCTTCCCGACACCGGGTACGAGACCGAGGCCCTCGCCGCCCTGCTCGGTGACGGCCTCACGGCCGCGGGCCAGCCGGGCGTCCACGTGGAGCTCCCGCGCTTCACCTTCCGCACGCCGTCCGGGCTCAAGCAGCCCCTGATCGAGCTGGGGATGCCACTCGCGTTCGGTGACCTCGCGGACTTCTCCCCGATGTCGCCGACCACCCCGCTGCTGATCGACGACGTGCTCCACCAGGCCTTCGTGGCCGTCGACGAGAGCGGCACCGAGGCCGCGGCCGCCACAGCTGTCGTGATGCGCGAGACCAGTGGCTCGGTCGGCGGACACACGCTGGTCTGTGACCGGCCGTTCCTCTTCGTCGTCCACGACACCGCGCACGGCACACCGCTCTTCGTGGGTCGGGTCGCCGATCCCACGAGCTGACCCGGAGGACGACCCCCGCGCGTCGCGTCGCGGTCTCGCCGGCGTCAGCCGATCGCGAGCGTCAGCCCGAGGCGCGCAGGCGATCCAACGTGGAAGCACGGAACTCCCGCGGCCTGCGAAGGATCTGCAGATGCAGCTCCTGGGTCTGGGGCGACGGGTCGGTGCCCAGCTCCTCGGCGAGATGGACGCGGCAGTCCTCGAACACGCGCAGGGCCAGCCCGACCTCTCCCAGCTCGGCATGAGACCGCATCAACGACCGTGTCGCTGCCTCGACCGTCGGGTCGAGGCGCACCGCAGTCGTGGCGAGGTCCTGCGCCTCGCGCAGGAGGCCGAGCTCGAGGGCGGCCCGAGAGGCGTCGCAGAGCGTCGTCACGTGCAGGGCCTTGAGCGCGTCCCGCTCCGCCACTGCCCAGGGCGCGTCGTCCTCGTGGGCGTAGAAGTCACCGGCGTAGAGAGCCAGGGCTGCGCGGGCGTTGGTGAGGACCTCCGCCGACGCCGACGACCGGGCCGCGAGCTGGGCTCGCTGCGCCAGGGCCCGGAAGGCGTTCACGTCCACCCACGCGTTGCGCAGCGTCAGGGCGGCGTGGTCGCGAACGACGCACGGCTCCCCGACGGTGCGCCTGATCTGACTGGCCGCGGTGCCGAGGCTGTTGCGGGCGCGATCCACGGTCACGTCCGGCCACAGCTTCTCGATCAGCCCCGACACCCGGACCGGTTGACCGTTCTCGAGCGCCAGGAGACGCAGCAGGTCGCGCGTCTTGCCGGTCCGCCACTCCTCCTGCATCACTCGGGTCCCATCGGAACGATGGACCTCGAAGCCTCCGAGCAGGCGGATACGAATCTCGCACTTCTGGTGCATGGCCCCCCCGAGCCTTTTGCTTTCACAGCCCCCCGACTGCAAGGCTCAGGTTAGTAGTTCAGTGGCCGTCTGTCTCCCCGGAGTTTGCCCAAATTTTGATTTCCCCGGCGTGTCGCGCCGTCATTCGGCTGACGGACGACTAGGGGGCCGCGAGGGTGGCACCCAACCCGCCTTGCGAGCGGCTCCGACGGCCGCCAGCTGACTGGTCACCTCGAGCTTCGCCAGGATCGACTTGACCTGGGTCCGCACCGTGGCCTCCGACACGAACGAGGCGTCGGCGATCTCGCGGACGGGCTGGCCGTCCATCAGGTGGGCGAGCACCTCGATCTCTCGTGCCGTGAGGAGCTCGAGCCTCCGGCGAACGGTCTTGACCACCTCACGCTCGGTGTAGAAATGGGTGATCAGGCTCTGCCGCTCCTCACCGGTGTGCACGTGACGACCGTCGGCCACCAGCCGGAGGGCGGACAGGATCTCCTCGAGTCGTGCCGACTTCGACAGCACCGCCCGGGCACCCTCGCGCAGGCACTGACCCCATCGCGCTCGGTCGGTGCTCCCGGTGACCACCACCACCGAGATGCCCGACCGGGTCAAGGGTGCAACCAGGCGGGTTCCGTCGCCGCCGGCGCCGAGGTCCAGGTCGAGCAGCGCGATGCCGGGGTTCATCCGCATCACGCTCGTGAGCAGCTGGCCGGGCATCGCCCGCTCCTTGACGGGAATCCGGCGAACGTCGAACCCCTCTCGCGTCAGCGTCACGTCCATGGCCTCAGCGAAGAGGACGTGGTCCTCGACCAGTGCGACGGTGGTCACGTCCGCGCGGCCAGGCATGGCGTCGACGCGGCGCTGGGGCGCAGGACAGTGGTGAAGGTGGCCCCTCGTCGGTCGGCGGGCGGGTCGAGGAAGAGGTCACCGCCCATCTGTCGTGCCAGCCGGCGTGCGATGTCGAGCCCGATCCCCTCCCCGGGCGACTCCGACCCGCGGACTCCCCGGTCGAAGAGTCGGGGTGCCAGGTCGCGGGGCACTCCGGGCCCGTCGTCCGACACCGTCAGGAGGATCTCGCTCGGGCGGCTCTTCACCTGGACCGAGACCTCCGCTCCCGGAGCGTGCCGTGCGGCGTTCTCCAGGAGGATGTGCACGATCTCGGCGATGTCGTCCCCACGACCGATCGCCGTGACCTCGGCCGCCTCCCAGGCGACCCGATGGCCGCGCAGCCGCAGGGTCTGGACGAGCGGCTCGATCACGGAGCCGACGTCGACGGGCTCGTCGACTGCCGGGGCGGTGTCCTCGTCCCGGAGGATCCGCTCCAAACGGGTGATCTCCCGGTCGTAGAGGACCTCCAGACTGCTGCGCTCGGCCGTCGACAGCTGGACGTCCGGGTTGCTGAGCAGCCGGTGGGTGAGGCCGATCCCGGCGACGGTGGCGCGAACCTCGTGGAGCCGGTCTCGTGCGTCGTGGGCCTTGATCAGCATCGGGTCCAGGTCCTCGTCGTGGACCGGCGGGGCCACGGGGGACTGCTCGCTCGCGGAGGACGGCCGCAGCCGGCGCGCCGTCCAGACGACCACCCCGAGCTGAGCGAGCAACCAGGTCGCCACGAGCAGCGTGCTGATGTCGGAGGGCGGCCCCAGGACCACCAGCACAACGGCCAGGACCGGTGCGGACAGGGTGAGCGCGGCCAGCCCGGGCGGCACCGGCCGCGGCGTGGACCGGGATCGCCGTGCGGTCACACCCTCGTCGAGCCCGATCCGAGGTTCGGGCCGAGCCGGACCGTCGGGGTCCGTGAAGGCGCGGTCCAGCGGCCGGTCGTTGCCGGCAGATGGGCCTCCCCCGTGTGTCCCAGGCCCTGGAAATCGTCTGAAGTCGTCGATGCGCATGGTTTCCCCCCGTGTGCGGTTCCATGAAGTCATGCGCGCCCAAAACATTTGGTAAAAGCGCGTCAAATGGGGCGCCCGGAACCGAGGTGGGACCCACCAGCCGTGTCCGGAGTCCATCGCCCTTTCGGGGGAAAGCGCTACAGCGGTGGGTCCGGCACCTCGTCAGGTTTTCCGAGGCGGCACAACTTCGGCTGACCTCGGCGCCACGGCTGGTGGGCCGTCGGGGATGCGTCAGCGGATAGGCACCAGACTGGTGGCGCCGGATCGTCCTCGGCATCCTCAATCGAGGGGGATCTTCGATCGGAGTCGAGCCTCGGAAGGGCGGCTGCCCCGCGCAGGGTCCGGTTCCTGGAGACGGCGCAGCGGCGAGGCGGGAGTGCGTCCAGCTCGGCCTGACCGACCCCAGGGTCGAGTAGTCCGATCGGACTACCCGACCTAGGCCGATCGGGCGCCGCGACGCGCCGAGGCGGGCACGGGCTTGACGTGGGCTCCGTTGTCGTCCTAAATACGACTAAGTCAGTAGACATACTGATGTTCTCGGGTCACTCGACCACTCGGCCGCGGCCGTCCCTTGTTCGAAGAGAGGTGCTCATGCGCACACGCCTGCGCGTTCTCGGTGCCACCGTCACGACGGCTGTCGTCGCGGTCGCCGTGCCCCTGGTGACATCGTCCCAGGCCCATGCCGCCCGGTTCACCGGCGGTGACGTCGTCGTCTACCGGGTCGGTAGCGGCGGCGCCTCACCCCTGACCAACGCGGCCGCGCCGGTGTTCCTCGATGAGTACGCGCCCGGCGGCAGCCTGGTCCAGTCGGTGGCCCTCCCGACGACCGCGGCGGAAGGCAACGCCCGCCTCACCGCCAGCGGCCAGTCCCGGTCCGAAGGCCTGATCGACCGGTCGGCCGACGGCCGGTTCCTCGCGGTCACGGGGTACGACGCCGCCGTCGGAGCAACCGGACCGAGCGGGGCGTCCCTGACCGCCTCCGACCCGGCCCAGGTCGGACGCGTGGTCGGCCTGGTCGACGCCAACGGCACGGTCGACACCACGACGGTGCTCACCGGGGCGGGAGTCACCAAGATCATCCGCTCGGCGACCACCACCGACGGCGAACGGCTCTGGGCCACCGGCGGGAACGGCGGCGTCGTCACGACCAACCGCGGCTCCAGCGCCGCCAGCACCGTCGCGGGCAGCGCGACCAGCAACCTCAGCGCCCTGACCGTCCAGGGTGGACAGCTGTTCAGCAGCGGCATCTTGACCGACCGGCTCGCCCGCATCGGCACCGGTGTGCCGACCTCGGGTGCCCTCACCGACCTCCCGGGGCTCCCCGACAACCTGCTGACCTACGGCTACGCGCTGGCCGACCTGACCCCGGACGACTACGCCGGAACCGGTCTGGACACGCTCTACATCGCCGACGGCTCGGCTCGCGGGGGGACCGTCGACAAGTACCGCTGGAACGGCACGACGTGGGCGTCGGCCGGCTACGTCGACGTCGAGGGCGCCTTCGGCATCGTCGCCGACGTACAGGGCGCCTCGGTCAGCCTGGCGGTGACCACCCCGACCTCGCTGGTCACCCTCACCGACCCCGCCGGCGCGGCCGCGTCGTTCGCCCCGTCCGCGCCGACCGTGCTGGCCACCGCCGCCCCCAACACCGAGTTCCGGGGGGTCGCCCTCGCGCCGACCGCGGCGGCCGGCCCCTCGGTCTTCCTGCGGACGCCTGCCGCCGGCAGCAGCGTCCCGCTCGGCGGCACCGTCAAGGTCTCGGCGTACGTCGCGTCGCCCGCCGGCGTGGGCGCGGTCGAGGCGAAGCTCGGGAGCGGCGCGTTCGTCGCGGCGACCCAGTCCGGCCACGTGTGGACCGCCCAGGTGCCGACCACCGGGCTCAAGACCGGGGCCGCGACGGTCACGTTCCGGGCCACCGACACCGCAGCCACGCCGGCCACGACGACCGTCACCCGCTCGGTCACGCTGGGCGGCTCCGCCGTCCCGGCCGGCAACCTCCCTGCCGGCTCCTACCCGTGGTCGGCCAAGAAGGTGAAGCTGGCCGGCACCTGGAAGTCCTACCGGACGTCGCACTCGCCGTCCGGCAAGGGTGAGAAGTCCGCGAAGAGGAAGTCGACCGCGACCGCCAAGGTCTACGGCCACGGCGCCACTCTCACCTTCGACCGCTCCGCGAAGGCGGGCAAGGTCAAGGTCACCGTGGACGGCAGGAGCACCACGCTCGACCTCTACAACAAGGCCGGCAAGCCCCTGAAGAAGAGCTGGAGCTTCTCCGGCCGTCTGAAGAGCCACACGGTCGTCGTCACGGTGCTCGGCAAGAAGGACGCGGCCAGCAAGGGCCTCTGGGTCCTCCTCGCCGCACTGAAGGTGAAGGCCTGATGAGGACGCCCGGCACCCACCCGACACCCACCCGGACCAGAACAGGAACCCCGATGTCCCGACGTACCCTGCGTGCCGGCCTGGCCGCCGGCGCCGCCACCCTGCTGACCCTGACCGGAGTGGCGGCGCACGCCGACCCGAACCCGACGGACCCTGGCACGCCGATCAGCGGCAAGTCCCAGACCGAGCTGTACGCCGCCGTCGGTGCCGACGCGTTCGCGGAGCTGACCAACAACGTGGTCAGCGCCTACGACGCGCAGGCGCCGGCGCCGGCACACCTGCTGGAGTCGTACGACGCGGTCAACCCGGTCACGGGGCAGACGCCCGAGACGATCACCACCAAGCCCGGTTGCCCCATCTCGCGACCCAACGGCGCCAACGGCGGCTTGAGCGCGATCCTGCTCAACCAGAAGAGCACGGTCGACAACACCAGCTACTGCATCGACTGGGTCCGGTCCAGTCGCGCGAAGAAGACCGACGGCACGGAGGCCGGACTGACGTTCTACGCCCAGAGCCAGGACGCGGTCTCGTACGCCGTGGTCGGCAACGCCTACGCACCGACGACGCCGCTGACGACCGCCCAGCTGAAGGACATCTTCGAGTGCACCGACACCGACTGGAGCCAGGTCGGAGGCCAGGCGGGTCCGATCCACGTCTACCTGCCGCCCGCCTCCGCCGCGACCCTGACCTTCTTCCTGCAGGCGATCGGGACGACGCTGAACAACGTCCAGGCGGGCTGCCAGGGCCTGCCCACGGTGTTCTCCCAGCAGCAGAACGACGGCCGGACCATGAACGGTGACCCGATGGGCATCGCGCCGTACGCCGTGACCAAGTGGGCCGCGCAGAGCAACCAGGCGCCCGGCATCGCCGACAACCGCGGAGGCACCCACATCGGGCTGGTCAACACCACGACGTCGCCGATCACGACCACGGTGCTGAACAACGTGACGTACGACGTCCTCAACCCCGCGTTCACCACCGGTGACAGCACGGCGTTCGGCCGGCTGTTCTTCAACGCGGTCCGCAACGACGCTCCGCAGGACCTGAAGGACGTGTTCAAGGCGGGGGGCTTCCTCTGCCAGAACCAGGACGCGTTCCTGGTGCCGTTCGGCAACACGCCCCTGGGCAACGACCAGAACGCCGCGCGCTTCTGCGGCCAGGCCAGCTGAGTCGGCGTCATCGATCCAGAACCCCCGATGGTGGCGGGCCCGAGGCCCCGGGCCCGCCACCGGCACGAACACCAGCACCACCACCGAGCAACGGGAGAGCAGCACATGTCGATCGCGCCGATCCGACGACGAGCACGCCACAGGACCACGGCCGTCCCCGTCGTCGGGGGACTGCTCGTGCTCGGGCTGCTGGCGCTCGCCACTCCGGCGGTCGCGCACCCGTCGGCCACGGCCGGCTCCGACGGTCCCGTCACCGTCCCGGCGCCGGGAGCCGGGGACGGGGCGACGGTCACGGTCAGCCGGACCATCGGTCTGGTCAACCAGACGGTGCGGGTGTCGTGGTCGGGGTTCCGGCCGAGCTCGGCGACCCGGCTCCAGAACAGCGGCGACTCCCTCGACGTCAACACCGAGAACCCGGTCCGCGTCTACGAGTGTCGCGGCGCGGACCCGGCCAGCTCCAGTGACTGCTACGGGTCTCCGGGCTTCCGTGGGGTGGACGCCACCGCCACCAACCCGGCGATCCCGGCGGTGCCGCCGTTCACCTACCCGGGTCAGACCGACGCCTTCGACGCGACCCCGGACGGTCCCGCGAACTGGCAGGACACCGTGACCGGCGCCGACGGCACCGGCCAGGTCACCATCCAGCTGTTCACCAAGCGCGAGTCGGCGGCCCTGGGCTGCGACGCCGGGGCGCCGTGCTCCCTGGTGGTGGTCCCCAACTACGGCCGTCCGCAGGGCGACACCGAGGACCTGCTCGACGCGCCGTGGGCGTGGGCGAGGCGCACCGTCGTCCCGCTGGGCTTCCTGCCGGTGGACGACGCCTGCCCCCTGAGCGGCTCGTCCCTGCGGGTCGAGGGCAGCCCGATGGTGGCCGACCTGCTGGCGACCTGGCGAGGTCGCACCTGCACGCTGGCCGACCACCCCGTGACGCTCGACTACACCTCGATCGGTGAGCCACAGACGCGAGGCGACGTCGCCTCGGGCACCACCGACACCGGGCTGGTCATCGACCCGCTGGACGCGGACGCTGCGGCGACCGCGGGAGTCGTCTACGCGCCGGTCACCGTGACCGGGCTGGTCGTCGCCTTCCAGATCGACGACGCACACGGACGGCCGGTCACCTCGATGCACCTGAACGCGCGGCTGGTCGCCAAGCTGATCACGGCGTCGTACCGCTCGGGAGGGGACCCGGCGGTGATCGACAACCCGGTCAACATCTTCCACGACCCCGAGTTCCTGAAGCTGAACCCCGGCGTCGACTGGCCCGGCGGTGCGCCGGGCAACCACCCGCTGCTGCTCGGCGACCTGTCGGACACGACGCTGGCGCTGACCCGCTGGATCGCCAGCGACCCCGACGCACGCGCGTTCCTCAAGGGAAAGCCCGACCCGTGGGGGATGACGGTCAACGCCACCTACAAGGACCTCGACTTGCCCTTCGCCGGCTACCCGCTGCTCGACCAGGCGCTGTCCTCGACGTTCCAGCCGATCCAGGGCATGGACGCGCTGGCCCGCCAGCTGTCCATCGCCCAGTTCCCCGGCGCCCTGGTCACCCAGGAGAACGGCCAGAACGTCGTGACCAAGCAGCCGCGGCAGAACCCCGGCGCCCGGGAGGTCTTCGGCATCATCGACGCTGCCGACGCGGCGAAGTTCCTGCTGCCGACCGCCTCGCTCCAGAACGCGTCGGGTGCGTTCGTCGCTCCCACGACCGCGAGCCTGCAAGCCGGGATCACCCACGCCGTGGTGAACGCCGACGGTGTCACCCGCAGGGTGGACCTCGCGTCGCAGGACCCCCACGTGTACCCGTTGACCCTCCTGGTCTCCGCGGCGCTGTCCACCCACGCCGACAAGGCGGCCCGGGGCCTGATGGCCGACTTCCTCGACTACGTGGACGGACCGGGACAGGTGCCGGGCCAGCGCGTCGGGCAGCTGCCCCCCGGACACGCGCCATTGACCAAGGCCCTGCGCGCGGAGGTGACCCGAGCTCGGGCCGCGGTGCTCGCCGGCCCTTCGACGGAGCCCACCGTGGACCCTTCGCCGACCGACACCCCGCCCAGCTCGCCGACCGACCAGCCGACCACACCGGTCGGTCCGGTCGGGCCCGTAGGTCCGGCC
This genomic window from Nocardioides cynanchi contains:
- a CDS encoding 50S ribosomal protein L25/general stress protein Ctc, encoding MAADKITAELRTEFGKGAARRIRREHKIPAVVYGHGNDPIHLTLPGHDTMLALKRGGSNALLELDIDGKPQLALAREVQVDPLRRVLEHIDFVAVRQGERVTVDVLVQLVGDAGPDTLVVTENTTVQVEAEATHIPESIEVSIQGLPVGTQIHASDLRLPEGTTLLVDPETLVVNITAAQSEAQLEAELAEAEADAGIVHEPSDDDVAEAQDEAAAEDADRESGSESAGDSSE
- the pth gene encoding aminoacyl-tRNA hydrolase; this translates as MAVGERGEVWLVVGLGNPGPSYAGHRHNIGYLVVDELADRMGAPFRAHKSGRADVVEGRLAAPGTDGPRVVLMRARTYMNETGGPVSALAKFYKVPPERIVAVHDELDLPFDSMRVKLGGGDNGHNGLRSMRASLGTGDFHRVRIGVGRPPGRQDVADFLLTNYSGAEGKAIPLQVVTAADAVESLVSDGLERTQSRFNS
- a CDS encoding 3'(2'),5'-bisphosphate nucleotidase CysQ; translation: MTDSDRPLVHDDHALAAWLASTAGQRLLEVREGGLVGRELKDAGDRAAHELLVALLAQHRPADAVLSEEGADDKRRLSSPRVWIVDPLDGTREFSEPPRADWAVHVALWENGELTAGAVAQPALGETFSTGQPPVVPPRTSTRPRIAVSRTRPPAFVAALAAEIDAELVPMGSAGVKVISVVRDLTDAYVHAGGQYEWDNAAPVAVARSAGLFCSRVDGSELRYNQDDVSLPDLVVCRPELSDQILDFVRRHGTD
- a CDS encoding serpin family protein — protein: MLTRRDSLRLLGLSSLAVSPLLAACGDRGAGAAPAGDSMQGLRLVSAQVSRSAGDAAAIPDVVTAMGGFTADLWSHLGTPGDNLALSPYSIAVALAMTANGAAGRTQAQMLDVLHVGSLASYNAGIDALTQQVLALAGPVTQADGTPDEIALATANQLFGDAETQWGRAFLTVLAKEYGAGMRTVDFRTAAEAARQLVNQWTASQTHDRIPTILPPGSVDSTTRLVLVNALYLKAPWGDPFDKSLTAPRAFTRADGSRVQAPMMQGDPAGAGFVSGSHYTAARLPYAGGKLAMTLVLPDTGYETEALAALLGDGLTAAGQPGVHVELPRFTFRTPSGLKQPLIELGMPLAFGDLADFSPMSPTTPLLIDDVLHQAFVAVDESGTEAAAATAVVMRETSGSVGGHTLVCDRPFLFVVHDTAHGTPLFVGRVADPTS
- a CDS encoding AfsR/SARP family transcriptional regulator, with the protein product MQEEWRTGKTRDLLRLLALENGQPVRVSGLIEKLWPDVTVDRARNSLGTAASQIRRTVGEPCVVRDHAALTLRNAWVDVNAFRALAQRAQLAARSSASAEVLTNARAALALYAGDFYAHEDDAPWAVAERDALKALHVTTLCDASRAALELGLLREAQDLATTAVRLDPTVEAATRSLMRSHAELGEVGLALRVFEDCRVHLAEELGTDPSPQTQELHLQILRRPREFRASTLDRLRASG
- a CDS encoding response regulator transcription factor, coding for MPGRADVTTVALVEDHVLFAEAMDVTLTREGFDVRRIPVKERAMPGQLLTSVMRMNPGIALLDLDLGAGGDGTRLVAPLTRSGISVVVVTGSTDRARWGQCLREGARAVLSKSARLEEILSALRLVADGRHVHTGEERQSLITHFYTEREVVKTVRRRLELLTAREIEVLAHLMDGQPVREIADASFVSEATVRTQVKSILAKLEVTSQLAAVGAARKAGWVPPSRPPSRPSAE
- a CDS encoding sensor histidine kinase, which translates into the protein MTARRSRSTPRPVPPGLAALTLSAPVLAVVLVVLGPPSDISTLLVATWLLAQLGVVVWTARRLRPSSASEQSPVAPPVHDEDLDPMLIKAHDARDRLHEVRATVAGIGLTHRLLSNPDVQLSTAERSSLEVLYDREITRLERILRDEDTAPAVDEPVDVGSVIEPLVQTLRLRGHRVAWEAAEVTAIGRGDDIAEIVHILLENAARHAPGAEVSVQVKSRPSEILLTVSDDGPGVPRDLAPRLFDRGVRGSESPGEGIGLDIARRLARQMGGDLFLDPPADRRGATFTTVLRPSAASTPCLAART
- a CDS encoding Ig-like domain-containing protein is translated as MRTRLRVLGATVTTAVVAVAVPLVTSSQAHAARFTGGDVVVYRVGSGGASPLTNAAAPVFLDEYAPGGSLVQSVALPTTAAEGNARLTASGQSRSEGLIDRSADGRFLAVTGYDAAVGATGPSGASLTASDPAQVGRVVGLVDANGTVDTTTVLTGAGVTKIIRSATTTDGERLWATGGNGGVVTTNRGSSAASTVAGSATSNLSALTVQGGQLFSSGILTDRLARIGTGVPTSGALTDLPGLPDNLLTYGYALADLTPDDYAGTGLDTLYIADGSARGGTVDKYRWNGTTWASAGYVDVEGAFGIVADVQGASVSLAVTTPTSLVTLTDPAGAAASFAPSAPTVLATAAPNTEFRGVALAPTAAAGPSVFLRTPAAGSSVPLGGTVKVSAYVASPAGVGAVEAKLGSGAFVAATQSGHVWTAQVPTTGLKTGAATVTFRATDTAATPATTTVTRSVTLGGSAVPAGNLPAGSYPWSAKKVKLAGTWKSYRTSHSPSGKGEKSAKRKSTATAKVYGHGATLTFDRSAKAGKVKVTVDGRSTTLDLYNKAGKPLKKSWSFSGRLKSHTVVVTVLGKKDAASKGLWVLLAALKVKA